CTCAGCCCGGAGCCGCCAACCCTTTCTGCCGGTCGACAGGTGGCCCCGAATGGTGATCGTGCCGATTCCGGTGGCCATCTCGAACATCGGGCCGGGCCACCAACCGCGAGGGCCGTGACTCGACTGAGACAGGTTGCTTTCAGGTCCGTCACCTGCCCCGCCCCCCCTACCATCCGTCGCCCTCGGCGGACAAGTTTCCCCGATGCGGATCCGAAGTCTTGTCGCCGGGCTTATTGGCGTCGCTGGAGCGGGCATGTCCGTCCCATCGCTGGCCGCCCAGATCACCCCGATTACCGTCCCCAAAAACAAGCTCCGGCTTGATTTCATGGGCCAGCTCCAAAGCTATGATTGGCGCTGGAACGACGGCTCCCGGACCGAGGCCGCCGCGGCCTTCAACCGGCTGATGGACGCCTCGTTCATTCCGAGGCTGGCGGAGGCCGAGCGGCGAGTCCGGGCGATTACCGGCCGGGCCGACCTTTCCCTCAACGTGGGCCGGTCAACCGCCTCGCAACTCGTGAATCTCGGAACCACCGGATTCGGCGGCGCCTACGGCCTCACCAAGACCATCACGATCCACGGCATGGTGCCGCTGATTGCCGTCAAGGTGGCCCCCCGGGTGTTGGTCGACTCTACGGGATCGAACGCCGGCTTCAACCCGGCCAGCGAGGCCTTCGGAAACGTCCTGGGCCGAAGCCAGACCTCGTCGTTTCTTTCGGTGCTCCGAGTGGCCATCAGCAGCCTGCGGACCCGGATTACCGCCGGCGCGTACGACACCGATCCGGCCCTCCGCCAAGCGGCGGACCAGGCCCTGATCCGGGGCCAACTCCTCGACAGCGAGTTGACCGCCCTGCTCCAGGACGGGTCGGCTGATTTTGCCCCGCGGGACAACTCCGAAGCGGGCCAGCTGATCCTGGCGGCGATCAACGCGTTCCGAAACACGCTCGGATCCCTCGGCGTCACGATGGGTACCGGGACCCCGGCCTTCGCCGCTCAGGGCCTCGACTACGACCGGTTCGACAACTATCTCACCAATCCAGACGGGACGATCGGGATGCGTCCCATCAACGACATCCCCGCCCTCTCGTTCCTCGGCGATATCGAGGTGGGCGTCGCGGTGGCGGTGATCGACCGGTTTCCGAGCACCACGTTCGGCTCCGGCCTTCGGGCGGTGGTCGATGCCACGGTCCGGCTCCGGACAGCCAAACTCGACAACCCCGACCGCCCGTTCGACGTCGGCACCGGCGACCGTCAGCCCGACGTCGAGCTCTCCCTGACCGCCGACTACGTGAAGGGCCGGCTCGGCGCCCGGTTTACCGGGGGCTACAATCTCCAACTGCCCGGGAACCAGAACCGGCGGATCACTCGCTACGACGCGCCGATTGCCCCGAAGACCACCCTGGCCGGGGTGCGGCGCGATCCCGGCGATGTGATCCGAGTGAGCGCCCACCCGTTTTTCCGGCTGGCGCCGTACCTGTCGTTCTTTGCTGGGGCCGACTATTGGACCAAGGGGCGAGACCGTTTCGGCTACGCGCTTGGTCAAACCGAGATTGTAGGGGTCGACGTTGATGTGCTCGGAGACGGCACCCGTTCCGATGCGCTGCTGCTGTCCGGGGGTCTCTCGTACTCCCACGCCGGTCTGAGCAAGTTGGGGGCGCTCGGTCTCCCCATGGACGCGAGCTTCCGCTACGAACGGATCGCCCGATCCACCAAGGGCATCATTCCCGATGTCCATTCGGTGCGGATTGATTTGCGGTTTTACACCCGGCTACTCGGCGGGGGCCGTTAGGCCTGGACAGCGTTTTTCGGTCCGAGGAGGGCCAGGGCATGACGGCGGGCCGAGTCGCTGTCGGCATCGCCTAGCATCCGGGCAATTTCTCCGACCCGGTCCTCGCCGTGGATCACCTCGACGGCGCTGGTGGCGATGCCCGCCTTGGCTCGCTTCGATACCACCAAATGACGATCGGCCCTGGCGGCAATCGTCGGCAAATGGGTGATGACGAGCACCTGATGGCGCTTGGCGGCATCGGCCAGGGCCTCGCCCACTTGGGCCCCGACCTCGCCGCCAACCCCTTGATCGATTTCGTCGAACACCAGCGTCGGGATCGCGTCCTGACGCGCCAACGCCGAGGTCAGGGCGAGCATCAGCCGGGACAGCTCGCCGCCCGAGGCTGCTTTATGCACCGGCCGAGCCTCGAGCCCGACATTGAGTTGGACGGAAAACACCACCGCCTCGGCGCCGTAGCTGCCGATCTGAGCCGCCGGCATGAGCATCACCTCAAACCGTCCACCGGGCAGCCCCAATTTCGGGAGTTGGCGGTTGACCGCTCGGGCCAGCCGGTCGCCGCCGATCCGGCGCCGTTCGGTCAGTCCCTTGGCCAGAGATTTGAGTTCCCGCTCCGCTGCTTCGCGACGGGCCGCCAGCGCCTTCAAATCGAAGGCCGCGGCATCGAGCAGATCGAGTTCGCCCGCGGATTCCACCCGGGTGACCAGCACCGCATCAATCGACGCGCCGTACTTCTGGCCCAACCGATCGAGGACGCCGCGGCGGGTCTCGAGCTCGCGGAGCCGGCTCGGGTCGTCCTCAATGGCGCGGGCGTAGTCCCGGGCCTGGCGGGCCAGTTCCTCCAGGGCGGCATAGGCCTGGTCGATCAACATCCGCCAATCGGCCACCCCGGGGTCGACTCGTTCCAGCCGCCCGAACGCCTGTTCGGCGGCGTGGAGCCCCTTGAGCGCGCCGTCGTCCTCCTCGAGCGCTCCCGCCACCCGCTCGCCTAACGACCGGAGCTCTTCGGCGTTGGCCAGCTTCCGAATATCCTGGTCAAGCCGCTCGTCTTCGCCAGCCTGGAGTTTGGCCGCGTCGATTTCCTGGACCACGTGCCGGAGGTAGTCGGCCTTCTTCCGGACCGCCTCCCGGCGGTCGATCAACTGCCGTTCCTCCTCCTGCAACCGGCCGAGCCCCGCGTGGCACTCCGCCACCTGCCGGGCTTCCGCGACGGCCCCCGCAAATCCGTCGAGCACCTCGCGCTGGGTTTCGGGTTGGAGCAGCGACACCGTCTGATGCTGGCCGTGCAGGTCGGCGAGGGCGCCGCCCAGTTGCTCCAAGGCCGCCACCGTAGTCGGGCTCCCATTGACCCAGGCGCGGGACCGGCCCTCCGCCGACACTTCCCGGCGCACCACGACCCGGTCGTCTTCCGGATCGAGACCGAGGGACTCGAGCACCGCTTTGACCCGGCGAGGAAGCCCCTCGAACACGCCTTCGATGATGGCTTTCTGGGCCCCGGGCCGAACCGCCCCGCTCTCCGCCCGGCCGCCGAGCAAGAGCGCCAAGGCATCGACCAGCATCGATTTGCCGGCGCCCGTCTCGCCAGTCAAGACGTTGAGACCGGCGCCGAGGTGGAGCGTGGCGTCGGCGACAGTGACGAGGTCACGAACCCGGAGTTCGGAGATCACTGAGTGTTGTCGCGCTCGGCCAAATCCCCCCACCGGAGGCTCTGGCGCATCCGGGCGAAGTAGCTGCGTTGGCCGAATCGCACCAGCTGGACCGTGTGCTCGCTCCGGCCGATCTCGATCGTGTCATCGGGGCCGAGTGTCATGGCCTGCTGGCCATCGACCGAAACCAGGAGATCCTCGGCCCATCCGCTGATCGGGGTGATTGTGATCACGGCGGTGGACGGAATGACCAGCGGGCGAACCGCCAGGGTGTGGGCGCAGATCGGCGTGATCACGACGGCCTCGACGTCGGGCGCGATGATCGGGCCACCGGCCGAGAGCGAGTAGGCCGTCGATCCGGTCGGGGTTGCGACGATGAGTCCGTCCGCGCTGTAGGGCCCGACATCCTGATCGTCGACCCGGACGCCCAGCTGGATCATCCGGGCCACGCCCGCCTTGTGGACCACTACGTCGTTGAGCGCCGGCGGCAGAGGGAACCGGGGATTGCCGGCCCCGACAATTTCGGCATCGAGCGCCATCCGGGGTTCGATGACGTAATCACCGGCGGCCAGCCGAGCCAGCGCCCCGTCGAGCTCGTTGCGGGTGCAGGCGGTCAGGAACCCGACCCGGCCCAGGTTGATCCCGAGCACCGGGACCGGCTTTCGGCCGAGCGAGCGGGCCCCCCGGAGCAGAGTCCCGTCGCCGCCTAACGTGACCAAGGCGTCGAGGTCGGCGACGCCGATCGGGGCCACCGACCCCTCCCACAGAGGCGCCAGCTCGGGCTCGGTAAAGAAGGTCAAGCCCAAACCGGGCGCGCGCGCGGCCATGCCGGCCAAGATCCCGGCCAATCCGCGATAGCGGGGATTCCCGACCACGCCGACGTTCATCGCGCTTCGACGCTGCCCTCGTGGTGGAGCGCGACCACCCGGGCCGCAATCCCGGTGGCCGACAGACCGAAACTCTCGAGCTGTGCGTTCCGCGGAGCCTGTTCCACCAGCCGGTCGGCAATACCCATGGCCACGACCCGGACCCCGGGGTGGGTGTCGGCCAACTCGCGACCGAGATACGCCCCGAACCCATTGACCACGGTACCCTCTTCCACGGTGACCAGCAATTTGGTGTCCTGCGCCAGCTGGTCGAGCAGGGCCCGATCATAGGGCTTGAGGAACCGGCAATTGACCACAGCCGCCTCGATCCCATCCTGGTGAAGCCGGTCGGCCGCCGCGAGCGCTGGGCCGACCATGGTACCCACCGCAAGGATCGCAGCGTCCTTCCCGGGCCGGAGGAGTTCCCACGTCCCGAACGGCACGGCGGGCGTTTCCGCTACCGGGCGGGGTGCGGCCGGCACCTTGTCGCGCGGATAGCGAGTGCAGAACGGGCCGCCGTGATGGGTGAGGCCGGTCTTCAGGAGCCCGACCAATTCATCGGCATCTTTGGGCGCGGTTACCACCATGCCGGGCACCGCCAACATGTAGGCAATGTCGTAGAGACCCATGTGGGTCTGGCCGTCCTCGCCCACCAGGCCCGCCCGGTCCATGCAGAACATCACGGGCAGGTGCTGGACCGCGACGTCGTGGATGATGTTGTCGTAGGCCCGTTGCAAGAAGGTGGAATAGATGGCGCACACCGACCGGACCCCTTGAGTGGCCAGCCCGCCCGCAAACGTCACCGCGTGCCCCTCGGCGATCCCGACATCGAAGAACCGTTCCGGCCATCGTTTCTGAAAGATGTTGGTCCCGGTCCCCGACGGCATGGCCGCGGTGATGACGACGAAATCGCGATGCTCCTCCGCCAGATCGGACAGGGCATCGCCGAATACCTGGGTCCAGGTCGGGGGGCCGCTGGCCTTCTTCCGGGCCTCGCCCGTGTCAGGGTCGTACGCCGCCAGCCCGTGCCACTTTTCCTTGTTGTCCTCGGCGTAGGAGAACCCCTTCCCTTTTTCGGTCAGAACATGGAGCACCCGGGGTCCCTTGAGCGTCCGGACGAACCGGAGGGTATCGCAGAGCTTGCCGAGGTCGTGGCCGTCGATCGGGCCGAAGTAGCGGAAGCCGAGTTCCTCGAAAAACATCCCCTCGGAAAAGAGGTTCTTGGCGCTCTCTTCGACATTCTTGGCGAACTCGACGACCTCGTCACCGAACACCTTGCCGGCCTTGAGCGTCCAGTGCTTGATGATCTCCCGGATCCGGTTGGTGAACGGCGTCGCGACGATCCCGCCGAGCGTCTTGCTGATGGCGCCCACGTTCGGGGAAATCGACATCCCGTTATCGTTGACGATCAGGAGGATGTCCCGGTCGGAGTGTCCCGCATTGTTCATGCCCTCGTACGACAGGCCGCAGGTGAGCGCCCCGTCGCCCACGACCGCCACGACCTTGTAGTCGAGGCCGAGGAGATCCCGGGCAGTGGCCATGCCGAAGGCGGCGGACATGGCGGTACCGGCGTGACCCGCGCCGAACTGGTCGTGCGCGCTCTCGCTAGTCTTCAGAAACCCGGACACCCCTCCCCGCTGGCGGAGCGAGTCGAAACCTTCGTTCCGGCCGGTCAGGAGCTTCCACGCATAGGCCTGGTGCCCCACGTCCCAGACGATCTTGTCGGTCGGCGAATCAAACTCGTAGAGCAACGCGATCGCGAGTTCGACGCACCCGAGACTGGCCCCGATGTGGCCGCCGGTTTCCGAACACGACTGGATCAGCCGGTCCCGAAGATCTTGGGCAAGCACGGGCAACTGATCGCGCCCGATCCGTTTGAGATCGGCCGGACCGCGAATGGCTGGCAGTAATGACATGTTGAGCCCTCAGGACTGACGATTCACAATATAATGTGCCAGACTCACCAGCGAGGGCGACGCCACCCCGCCGCGCTCCAACCATTCCACCGCTCGGTGCGCCAGACGCTCCGCCTCGGCCCGGGCCCCGTCGACGCCGAGGAAGCTCACGTAGGTCGACTTCTGGAGCGAGACGTCCCGGCCCACGGTCTTCCCGAGTTGGGCCGTGGTGGCGGTGGCGTCGAGGACATCGTCGGCCACTTGAAAAGCCAGGCCGATTTCGCGGCCATACCCGGCCAGCGCCTCAATGGTCTGTCCGCCCGCTCCAGCCGCCAGCCCCCCGACCACACAGGCGGCCTCGATCAGGGCCCCCGTTTTCCGGGCGTGGATGGTCGTCAGGTCGTCGGCCACCAGCGAGCGCCCCTCCGCCGCCAAGTCGAGCCACTGCCCCCCGACCATGCCTTGAATGCCGCTCGCCTCGAGCAGCGTCCGGGCAATGGCCTGATGGGTGGCATCCGACACCCCGAGCTCCCGATTGGATTCGCAGAGCACCTCAATGGCCACCGGCACCAGCAGATACCCGACTCGGGTGGCGGTCGGGGCATCGAACGCCACGTGGGTGGTCGGCCGCCCCCGCCGTCGAGCGTCATCGTCCATGCAGGGCAGATCGTCATGGACCAGCGAATACGTATGGATGATCTCGACCGCCGTGGCGAGGCGGGTAATGGCGTCGTGGCGACCGCCCGCCGCCCGGTAGCAGGCCAGCACCAGAGCCGGCCGGACTCGCTTGCCCGCCGTGCCGAGCGCGTAGGCCAAGGCCTCACCCAACGGGCCGGGGCTTTCGGACCGGAGCCGCTCCGCCACCGCCAGCAGGTGCTCGTCGGCCACGTCCCGCGCTTCGGCGAGCAGCTCGGCCGCGGGCGCCAGATCAGGCATCAAACGACGTCAGCTTGAGCACTCCATCGGCGTCTTCCAGGACCCGCTCGACCCGCGCCTCAGCCTCGGACAGCCGGTCCTTGGCGGTCTTGAGGTACCGGACCCCCTCCTCGAACAACGCCAGGGCCCGGTCGAGGTCAATCTCATCGCCCTCGAGCGCCTGGACGATCTCTTCGAGCCGTTTGAGATCGGTCGCCAGCGGATCTTCACTCATTCTGACCTTGCCTTGATAGTGCCGTCCGATACCCGCAGTGAAAACCCCGTCCCCGCCGGTAGCTGATCGCGGGTGAGCACCACTCGGCCATCGTCAAGTTGGGCCACCGAGTATCCCCGGCCCAAAACCGCGAGCGGACTGAGCGCGTCGAGCGATGCCGCCAGCCGTTCCCACCGGCGCCGGGGAACCTCGACCCGGCGCCGGATGGCATGTCGAGCCCGGAGCGACACCCGGGCCAGCCGCTCGGACAGCACCCGGCTCCGGCGCCGAAGTCCGCTGCCTAACCGGCTGCCCAGTGACGCGACCTGCCGGCCGATGGCGCTCCGGTCCGGGAGCGCCATCGCCGCCGCCGCCGAGGGGGTCGGGGCCCGGAGGTCGGCCACCAGATCCGTCAACGTCACATCGGTCTCGTGCCCGACGGCCGAAATGGTCGGCACCCGGACCGCCGCGACCGCCCGGCACACCGGCTCCGCATTGAACGCCGAGAGATCATCCCGCCCGCCGCCCCCGCGCCCGACAATACAGAGATCGATGCCATCGAGCCGGTTCACGATGGCCAGGGCCCGGACGAGTTCGTCCACGGCGTCGTCACCCTGGACCTTGGCCGGCACCAGCACGATCCGAACCGATGGCCACCGCCGCCGCGCCACGGTCACGATGTCGTGCACGACCACGCCGTCGGCGCTTGTGACCACCGCCATGGCCCTCGGAAACGCGGGCAGGCTCCGCTTGCGGGCCGGGTCGAAGAGTCCGTCCTCGGCCAGCCGCTCCCGGGTCCGCTCAAGGGCGAGTTGTTGGAGACCGACACCGGCAGTGGGGAGCAAGGCCACCGCATTGATCCGGAGTTCGCCGCGGGCGGCCCAGACGGTCGGGGTGCCAAGGACGTACACCTCCACCCCGTCAACCGGCACGAGGCGTTGGCGCTCCGCGTACGAGCGCCACATGACGCAGCGGAGTTGAGACTCCGCATCCTTGAGAGTGAAGTACCAGTGACCGGCCTCGTAGGCCTTCATCCCGATCACTTCGCCCTTGATCCACACCTGCCCCACCGCCGACTCGGCGGCCACCCGGAGGGCCGCCCCGAGTTCGGACACCGTGTACGCCGGCCGGTTCGTCGGTTGGGCCGGTTCTTTGCCGAAGAGATCGGGCGACTGGCGGGACTGCCGTTTCACCGGCTCTGTTTCGCCGCTTGAACCGTATTGCGCAGCAACATCGCGATGGTCATCTTGCCCACTCCGCCCGGCACCGGCGTGATCCAACTCGCCACCTGGGCCACCGGCTCGAACGCCACGTCGCCGACGATCCGATAGCCCTTGGGACGAGTGGCATCGGGAACCCGGTTGATCCCAACATCGACGACGACGGCGCCCGGCTTGACCATGTCGGCGGTGACGAATTCCGGCTTGCCGATGGCCACCACCAAGATGTCCGCCTGACGAGTAATGGCTGGGAGGTCCCGGGAGCGGGAGTGACAGATAGTGACGGTGGCGTTCCCGCCCGGCGTGTCTTGCACGAGGAGATTGGCAATCGGCTTGCCGACGATGTTGGAGCGGCCGACGATCACGGCATGGGCGCCCTTGGTCTCGATCCCCGCCCGGATCAACATCTGCTGGCACCCGTAGGGGGTGGCCGGTCGAAAGGCCGACGGATCGCCGACCGAGACCCGCCCAACGTTCATGGGGTGGAACCCGTCGACATCCTTGTTCGGATCGATGCGAAGCAGGACCCGCTCGGTCCTGATGTGTTTCGGCAACGGCAGCTGAACCAGGAACCCATGGATCCTCGGATCGGCGTTCAGTCGGTCGACGATCGCCAGCAACTCAGCCTCGGTGGCGGTGTCGGGCAGCCGAATCGTTTCCGAGTGCATCCCCGCTTCGAGACAGGCTTTTCCTTTGCTGGCGGCATAGACCAGGCTCGCCGGATCGTCGCCGACGATCACCACGGCCAACCCGGGCTGCACGCCGCCGGCCACCAGCCCGGCGACATCCTTCGCAATGTCGGCCCGGATGGTGTTGGCGATGGCAGTCCCGTCGAGAAGCCGGGCGGTCACTTGGCGACCCCGGTGGCGCGGGTCTCCCGGATGACCGTGACCCGAATTTGTCCGGGATACTGCAACTCGCCCTCGATCCGCTTAGCGATGGCCTCGGCCAACTCTTGGGCTTTGGTGTCGTTAATTTTTTCGGGTACGACGATGACCCGCACTTCCCGGCCGGCTTGAATCGCGTTGACCTTCTCGACCCCCTCGAAGCTGGTGGCGATCTCCTCGAGCTTGGTGAGCCGCTTGACGTAAGTCTCGAACGCCTCGCGCCTCGCGCCGGGCCGTGACCCGCTGATGGCGTCGGCGGCCTGCACCAGGACCGACTCCGGGGTCTCGTGGGCCACGTCATCGTGGTGGGCCGCGATGCAATTGATGACCAGCGGATTCTCGCGATACTTGGTGGCCATCTCGACGCCGAGCTGAACGTGAGTGCCTTCGCTCTCGTGGGTCAGCACCTTGCCGACGTCGTGCAGCAGCCCGCCCCGCTTGGCGAGCATGACATCGAGATGGA
The genomic region above belongs to Gemmatimonadota bacterium and contains:
- the recN gene encoding DNA repair protein RecN, whose product is MRPTQLLRPDAPEPPVGGFGRARQHSVISELRVRDLVTVADATLHLGAGLNVLTGETGAGKSMLVDALALLLGGRAESGAVRPGAQKAIIEGVFEGLPRRVKAVLESLGLDPEDDRVVVRREVSAEGRSRAWVNGSPTTVAALEQLGGALADLHGQHQTVSLLQPETQREVLDGFAGAVAEARQVAECHAGLGRLQEEERQLIDRREAVRKKADYLRHVVQEIDAAKLQAGEDERLDQDIRKLANAEELRSLGERVAGALEEDDGALKGLHAAEQAFGRLERVDPGVADWRMLIDQAYAALEELARQARDYARAIEDDPSRLRELETRRGVLDRLGQKYGASIDAVLVTRVESAGELDLLDAAAFDLKALAARREAAERELKSLAKGLTERRRIGGDRLARAVNRQLPKLGLPGGRFEVMLMPAAQIGSYGAEAVVFSVQLNVGLEARPVHKAASGGELSRLMLALTSALARQDAIPTLVFDEIDQGVGGEVGAQVGEALADAAKRHQVLVITHLPTIAARADRHLVVSKRAKAGIATSAVEVIHGEDRVGEIARMLGDADSDSARRHALALLGPKNAVQA
- a CDS encoding NAD(+)/NADH kinase, whose amino-acid sequence is MNVGVVGNPRYRGLAGILAGMAARAPGLGLTFFTEPELAPLWEGSVAPIGVADLDALVTLGGDGTLLRGARSLGRKPVPVLGINLGRVGFLTACTRNELDGALARLAAGDYVIEPRMALDAEIVGAGNPRFPLPPALNDVVVHKAGVARMIQLGVRVDDQDVGPYSADGLIVATPTGSTAYSLSAGGPIIAPDVEAVVITPICAHTLAVRPLVIPSTAVITITPISGWAEDLLVSVDGQQAMTLGPDDTIEIGRSEHTVQLVRFGQRSYFARMRQSLRWGDLAERDNTQ
- the dxs gene encoding 1-deoxy-D-xylulose-5-phosphate synthase; translation: MSLLPAIRGPADLKRIGRDQLPVLAQDLRDRLIQSCSETGGHIGASLGCVELAIALLYEFDSPTDKIVWDVGHQAYAWKLLTGRNEGFDSLRQRGGVSGFLKTSESAHDQFGAGHAGTAMSAAFGMATARDLLGLDYKVVAVVGDGALTCGLSYEGMNNAGHSDRDILLIVNDNGMSISPNVGAISKTLGGIVATPFTNRIREIIKHWTLKAGKVFGDEVVEFAKNVEESAKNLFSEGMFFEELGFRYFGPIDGHDLGKLCDTLRFVRTLKGPRVLHVLTEKGKGFSYAEDNKEKWHGLAAYDPDTGEARKKASGPPTWTQVFGDALSDLAEEHRDFVVITAAMPSGTGTNIFQKRWPERFFDVGIAEGHAVTFAGGLATQGVRSVCAIYSTFLQRAYDNIIHDVAVQHLPVMFCMDRAGLVGEDGQTHMGLYDIAYMLAVPGMVVTAPKDADELVGLLKTGLTHHGGPFCTRYPRDKVPAAPRPVAETPAVPFGTWELLRPGKDAAILAVGTMVGPALAAADRLHQDGIEAAVVNCRFLKPYDRALLDQLAQDTKLLVTVEEGTVVNGFGAYLGRELADTHPGVRVVAMGIADRLVEQAPRNAQLESFGLSATGIAARVVALHHEGSVEAR
- a CDS encoding polyprenyl synthetase family protein yields the protein MPDLAPAAELLAEARDVADEHLLAVAERLRSESPGPLGEALAYALGTAGKRVRPALVLACYRAAGGRHDAITRLATAVEIIHTYSLVHDDLPCMDDDARRRGRPTTHVAFDAPTATRVGYLLVPVAIEVLCESNRELGVSDATHQAIARTLLEASGIQGMVGGQWLDLAAEGRSLVADDLTTIHARKTGALIEAACVVGGLAAGAGGQTIEALAGYGREIGLAFQVADDVLDATATTAQLGKTVGRDVSLQKSTYVSFLGVDGARAEAERLAHRAVEWLERGGVASPSLVSLAHYIVNRQS
- the xseB gene encoding exodeoxyribonuclease VII small subunit; the encoded protein is MSEDPLATDLKRLEEIVQALEGDEIDLDRALALFEEGVRYLKTAKDRLSEAEARVERVLEDADGVLKLTSFDA
- the xseA gene encoding exodeoxyribonuclease VII large subunit; this translates as MDHAGAGRSGQDDHRDVAAQYGSSGETEPVKRQSRQSPDLFGKEPAQPTNRPAYTVSELGAALRVAAESAVGQVWIKGEVIGMKAYEAGHWYFTLKDAESQLRCVMWRSYAERQRLVPVDGVEVYVLGTPTVWAARGELRINAVALLPTAGVGLQQLALERTRERLAEDGLFDPARKRSLPAFPRAMAVVTSADGVVVHDIVTVARRRWPSVRIVLVPAKVQGDDAVDELVRALAIVNRLDGIDLCIVGRGGGGRDDLSAFNAEPVCRAVAAVRVPTISAVGHETDVTLTDLVADLRAPTPSAAAAMALPDRSAIGRQVASLGSRLGSGLRRRSRVLSERLARVSLRARHAIRRRVEVPRRRWERLAASLDALSPLAVLGRGYSVAQLDDGRVVLTRDQLPAGTGFSLRVSDGTIKARSE
- a CDS encoding bifunctional 5,10-methylene-tetrahydrofolate dehydrogenase/5,10-methylene-tetrahydrofolate cyclohydrolase, translating into MTARLLDGTAIANTIRADIAKDVAGLVAGGVQPGLAVVIVGDDPASLVYAASKGKACLEAGMHSETIRLPDTATEAELLAIVDRLNADPRIHGFLVQLPLPKHIRTERVLLRIDPNKDVDGFHPMNVGRVSVGDPSAFRPATPYGCQQMLIRAGIETKGAHAVIVGRSNIVGKPIANLLVQDTPGGNATVTICHSRSRDLPAITRQADILVVAIGKPEFVTADMVKPGAVVVDVGINRVPDATRPKGYRIVGDVAFEPVAQVASWITPVPGGVGKMTIAMLLRNTVQAAKQSR